In Stutzerimonas stutzeri, the sequence TCAGCAGATGGGCGTCGTGCGTCATGAACTACCGCCCCCGCGCTGGCTCGACTCGGACGGGCGCGAGCCGGCGCCAGACGAACAGGCCAGCCGTCAGCAGGAGGACGCCGAAGCCGTTCCAGGCCAGATCGTAGAGCCACAGATCATCGACATAACGCACCTGATGCAGGCGCAACAGCTTGTGATCGACGATGCCGTCGAACAGCTGAAAGCCGCCGGCACCGAACAGGAGACCGGCCCAGGCGTGCCGTCGCGACAGCCGACCCTGAGCGCTCAGGCGTACGAACAGATAGGCGCCAGCGGCGAGCATGAGCAGTTCGGCCGCATGCAAAAGCCCATCGGACAGCAGCGCGATGGCCAGCGTCGAGCGGTCGTAGAAGTGGTGCCAAGCGAGGAGCTGGTGAAAGACGATCTCGTCGATGGCGGCCATCAAACCGACCCCGCCGAAGATCGTCGAGATCAGGCTGCTTCTGGCATCGACGGGGTTGGCGCTCACGATGGCCTCCGGTAAATGGCGGTTGGCTGGCATCGGAACTCGGCGCGCACGACGCAAGCCCTGTTTAGGAAATGACTGGGGGCCGCCGCAGGAGTTCGCGCTGACTTGACCGAGCGGGGCGAAAAGCGCCGGCCAACTCAGTAGAATCCGCACATTTCTTGTTGATATCCCGAGCCACCGCACCATGACCCAGCCCCGCACCGAACT encodes:
- a CDS encoding DUF2243 domain-containing protein; amino-acid sequence: MSANPVDARSSLISTIFGGVGLMAAIDEIVFHQLLAWHHFYDRSTLAIALLSDGLLHAAELLMLAAGAYLFVRLSAQGRLSRRHAWAGLLFGAGGFQLFDGIVDHKLLRLHQVRYVDDLWLYDLAWNGFGVLLLTAGLFVWRRLAPVRVEPARGR